The DNA window tccttttccctctgtaacTTCTTTTCCTGAGCTTACACAGTCACTGCCCTATAGCCTGCctgctctttctgtctctctgggcaTGTACTGTCACTTTTCACCTTTTGGCCTTATAAATCTTGCCACTATTACTAAACTCCTCCTATATAAGTGTCCCTGAAATTCTTTTCCCGTGACACCATGGCCTATTTCCAGATCACGCAGAGGCAGAGCTGCCTCAGTCTCCATCCTCCTCTGATAACAAAAGGGTTGGTTCTCAAACATTCCTACTCACACTCACTAGAATGCAGCAGAAAGTGGCTTTATTGATGTTAATGCAATGCAACGAAGCTTGGCaaattttcaaacttaaaaatatgGAGGCCTGGGTTCTTCTTTGCCCTTTTCCTTATTACCATCCTTGGAAACACAGAGCTTCAAAGCAGAAAAGAATCCTATTTCTTTTTGTCCCAAATCTGGTCTGGTGACCATGGTGCTCTAATTCAATcgaaaccttttcttttctttgatggGAACCAGGGAAATCAACAAAAGGTGAAGAGATCATAAGAGAGCGTGTAACAAGCGAGAGGAAGAGTGATGAAAACTTTAAACAATCTTATCTAAGTGTACAGGAACCAAATGATAGGGAGGGTCACTCTTCTGAGGAGGGTCACAGGCAATAATAAACAACTTGTACTGGGCAGCATCTTTGTAGCGGCAGTCAGGATACTTCCCTGCAGTAAGATTACAATTAGTCATTTTAACAGGCTTTGGACTCTGGTGACAATTTTTCCGGCCATTCTTGCAGACAATCTCGGACAACTCACAGGTAGCTGCTACATTCCGGAAGGAGTTGTGCAGAAAGGTGTTTTGATGCTTACAGTGCTGAGTATAATTATTGATATCATGCATTGCCTTGTTACATTGGAGAGGGCTTGGCCTTATATGCTGAATTTCAAACCAGTGAGCCTTGGTGAGATTCTTAGGCAAAGCATAAAGTGAATACACCGGCCCCCGTAGTCCCAGCAACAGTAGGAGGAGAGGAAAGTGCACCAGGAGATGTACCACCATGTTTTCTGTGTAGGAAGAAGGAAGATAATGGTAATagtaaaagtaataaaagcaacattattatttataaccATTTAGATTTTATCGTGCCATTTAAGATGTCATAGCTTTTTTCCCCTAACCATCTTTCTCACTTGAATCTTACAGTTCTATGATGAACCTGAAGCCCAGTGAAGAGGAATATGAAGACCTTTCCTCTGATTAGTAGATCTAATTCTTCTCTTTGTCCTGTATTGATTGTACTAATATGTTTGATGGCTCCTGTGTCAGAAATCTTGTCTTTCCCCTATTCCATCCTGAACTGTTTACCCTCCACCTATTACACCTAGACCTCCCATCCATCTTCACTGCCCTAATCTCCCTAGCCCTGAGGCTTCTCTTACCTGGTCTCCACACTGGGGCTTTCTGAGGATTGAAGCAGTAGTAGTTAGCCTCAGGCTCAGAGGCTTTTGTAAACTGTTGCTGCCCTGGCAAGGAAAGAGTTCTGAGCCTGAATGTAGGGCTTGGAAGATATACGTCTTGTGGGCAGTGTGGAAGAGATGCTAGATCTTCAgagtttttgtttaaaatagtgtCAATATCACTATAGACACAGGAAGAATaagtttatttaaagaaactGTGACTGAAAACTCACAGTTTTGAGGAACTCATCACTTCCTCTTATGAATTGAGTGTTTTCTTCCTGATCTGAAGTTTCGGTTTCTATAAAGTtctatgatttctgtttcttaagagaaaataaaccaaGTAAATCTGATATAATAGCTGCAACATACTTGGTAATGTTGTGATTTCCAACTACAGAcgtaaatgaattattttcttatatgtaCATTTATTAGAGCAGATACTGGGCTACTCAGGTTCAGGAACTTATGATCTAATGAAAGAGACAGCTAAACAACCAAATACAGtatacattaataaatataaatagcaaTTACAGCTCTGATGGAGGAAATGACAGGGGAGTGAGAGGAGATAGTAGAGAGGAGGGGTCATTGGAGGGCACGACACCTGAAATGAGTTTTGAGAATTAATTAGAAGTTAGGTGGAGAGAATGGTAAGGGCATCCCCAAGAGGGAACTCTGTGTGAAGAGACCCATAGGGAAAATTTAGGGTATTTGCCTATCGAATCTTTTCTTACCTTTCCATTGGTACTGTAACAGTGTGcatccagccctgcccaccccccaaagaGGAGATTTGTAATGGGttccagaacttggggtgtccCAGAATATAGGATATCCTCCCCCACACAAGTCTGGCTGGGGGATGGAACACATGGAGCCGGGCTAtctgagagttattttgcatatcaataataACAGGCCAGCTTCAAACCACCACCAACCATTCAGTTAACAGCTATTTTGtatatcaataacagcagactagTCTTAAAGCCTGAATGGAGCGAGAAGGTATGCATAACTTTTACACAGACATAACTGGGAAGCAGCTCCTCCTGGTTACaatgcctgtgtgagagcttggagatggttggctccacaccacagggccatgACTACTTGGACTAACTAtagcagccaagaaaggctgaaaatacgggagtgctggcaggtgtagccagttgtgggaggagtcagaaatggagtTTTGGAGGAAGAGCTGCATGAAGATTTAAACCTAGGCTCAGCAGCCAAGCTTAGGTCTAACCATGCAGttttgggag is part of the Desmodus rotundus isolate HL8 chromosome 7, HLdesRot8A.1, whole genome shotgun sequence genome and encodes:
- the RNASE6 gene encoding ribonuclease K6; its protein translation is MVVHLLVHFPLLLLLLGLRGPVYSLYALPKNLTKAHWFEIQHIRPSPLQCNKAMHDINNYTQHCKHQNTFLHNSFRNVAATCELSEIVCKNGRKNCHQSPKPVKMTNCNLTAGKYPDCRYKDAAQYKLFIIACDPPQKSDPPYHLVPVHLDKIV